The DNA region ATTCCATAGAATAGTCAGTTTATATAGTtctatcaatattttttaaaatagagaaGGTGTATACactgtgaaaatattttaaatcatgttagcaaattttttgaaaagtatagaattttttgaaaaatttaattagttaatgtgactttatttttagttattactaataaacaataaaaatataattacatatttataaataatattgttcATTAAACATTCAAAgctatatttattaattatttgcaaacacacacacatatataaaaaataggaaaaaataatgaataatataagttaggtttattaattattgttgccaaacttttttttatttcgaaTTCGATTTTGGGAATGtattaattaaacagaaaagacaaaaattcataaaaggtaaaatgcattaattaaacagaaaagacaaaaaaaaatatttaggaaatacacattaaataactgaaaaagacaagcattaatatAGGAAGATTAATTAAATGTTCAGTGGCATATCATTGTAAATAACATTGAAACTTCAGGAGCATTTTataagtgtacttctcttttaataatagagattaAATGCTGAGATACTCTTATTACACTATCATTTAATTTATAAGCTCAAAATTAGTAGGACACGTTGTGAGCATTTTAGTTTCATGACATATAAATGAATGACATTAACATAACAAACATGTACCATCATCATATATACATTGATTAACCTCAAGGTTAAGCAAGCATGACACGTGTGAAGAAAGTAACTTGTGCACTGGTGGTTTGGTCGAGATAGACGGCAAAGTGTTACAAGTCGTGCATGAAGTGTTACAAGTAGAATGTGTGTTTAAGACATCTCTAAATTGATCACAGCTGCGTCTTCCTGTGTAACTACATATATATGATCAGAGCCTCATGCTCcattcatattaacaaaaaagctaactaaatgtttttataaaatatgcataatTAATTCTATCTGGACTAGGGTTAAAAGGATAGTAATTAGCATATGTTATAACCGTTAATGgcaaatttttcattttaatatgaTGGACAGTGTGCAGTAAAGGAATTGTCATAGAAATACTCGATTTCGTATGACATGTAGTTTGAAAGTTACATGAACTATTGCATGTAACagattttctttcaaaaaagtTATAAACATAACGAGTGGTCCATGGTGAAATAAATAttgtacaaataaaataaaacagtaagtgaattaattatagaaaaaacagaaaaagtaaATTAGAAAAGGCTTTCTTCCTGCAAGTACACAAGTACCTTGACTTGGCAAGTTTCcattattttgtttcctaaaaatggaaacttgaAAGAAGAACTTGGTAAATAACCTTGAGTGGCTCTGCTCTCTCTTTAATGGTGGAGAGATTGGAGAAAAATATTTAGGAgactttttctttcttattcatCACAACACTTGCGAATAATGTCACGGCGCATCATCCGTCTCCTCAAGCTCTCTTCTAGGAACAACAATGCTTTCGTATGTAAAAGCTTCTCTCTCTATTATTACTTATGTATTAGACTATTAGCTAGGTTTGTTCAGAGGCTTTTGTAGTAGAACACATTTGAGTTTGAGTTTGTTTAGACAAGATCGGTGTTTGTAATTACTATTCAGTTCTGACTTCTGATGGTCCGAATTTACTTGACAGATCCAAAAGTGTGTTCGCTTTTTCTCCACCGGCCCGTACTTGACACTCGGTTGCAAAACTGGAGACGTTCTCTTGTTTGACCCTGCAAAAGAACATATAGTCACTCTCCAGGGCAAAACAATACCTAAAGAGCTCAAGGACGAAGAAATGATTGGAGCTTCGCATGGATGGGTTTTTTTCTCTGACCGGCGTGATGGTACCGTACGTGTCAGCGACATTTTCAATCCTCTGGCATCCAAATCAAACCCCACCGTGATTCCTCTGCCTTGTCTTACTTATCAAACTGAACAAGTGTGTACCGTAGCAATGTCGTCTTCCTCTCCTCTCGGTGAGGAAGGCTGTCTAGTGGCTATCAAGTTTTCAGGTGACCAGCTGAGTCTATGCAGGCCCGGTCGTGACCTTGAGTGGATTAACATCTTAACCCCTTTCCACTGCTGtgaaaactcaaatctcatgtATTCAAAAAGAGACAATAGCTTATACTTACCTGCTCCTGGAGGCAAACACTTGTTCTCCTATCATCTCAGCTCCACAGCAGACCCCCCTGAGCAACATGAGTTGGTCTATCGCGGCCTTCCAGAGATGGACCAGTCCGAGTGGGAGATTTTGAGTTCGTGTTCCAGGAGGGAATACCTTGTTGAGTCATCCTCTAGTGACGAACGTTACCTAGTCAAATGGTACGCACATGGCTCCTATTCATCGGTGTTAAAAGGAATTGATTACGAAACAAAGAGGTTCATGGTGTTTAGTGAGGAGGAGACTACTGAGGGAAAAGTCATGTGTTACACAGATGACATTGGAGATATGTGCATTTTCATTGCAAGTAACGAGGCTTTCTGCGTCCCGGCTAGCTCATGCCCCGGCCTCAAACCTAGCACCATCTATTTCATGGGACGTGGCTTTGGTTCTTACGATCTCACTACCGGAGAAACACATCATTATAAAGCTCCCGGTGTTGTTATCACAACCCCTTACTGGCTTCCTCCATTTTCTGTGTAGTCACATATTAAAACTCATAATTAGCGTCTAGCTTTTTCTTGAATACTTAGTGATActcttttttgtttcaattGTTTCCTAGTAACCGTTTTGGATTGCCAAGATCTAAAACACTGTTTTCTTATGATTCcgttaatttttaatagaatacaTCTTGTACCAAATATTGAATCTAGGACGGTTTTAATCAAATAGCAGGTATGGTGGTTATTATTGTGTAGAAAATCTGATTACCactaaatactttttttattcatataaaCTGATGAGTGTCATGGAGGTTGGACAATAAGGTCGGTCTTTTAGTTGTTTTTTCTCCTAAAACATTCATTTCCAAGTCGGATGATTCATAAGACCAActtcttaaaattattttaataatattatggagtttttgatgtttaaaaaaaattgtcaatgCGGTATGAACATTTTAGGGAATAGTTGTGTTTGTATATGCACATTCATTTTACAATGAATCTATAGATCTAATCGTAATGTGATATGTTGGGAAATATTGTAGAGTAAGTGAAACaaaccataaattaaaaaacagggTCAAGAATGAACATAAAAATGATCTTAACTTTTAGATCATAGCAAATCCAATCCGAACTCGCAAACCCACCGACTAGCTAGAAAAGGGAGGAAGCCAGAAAGGGAGTAAGAAAGGATAGTTTTTTTCTGCACTGTTGGAATGATAATAATGTTTAACAGTTCCGGCGGTGAGATCACAAACAGCAAAGCAACGACCCATCAAGTAGATAGAGTTGGGCTTGAGACCAGGGCAAGAGCTTGCCACAACGCAGAAAGGATCACTCTTTGAAAGGAAGATGCAAAGATCTCCAATGTCCTCGGTGTAACACATGTTTCTTGTTCCATTTTCTGTGGCttgttcctcctcctctctaaACACCATCACTATAGGGTCGTTGCTTCGTTGAGAAGGGACAGTTGAATACCTGCATGCACATGCACACGCACACCCCTAGTTATAGCACTAACAAAAATCTATGTCTACATATTGTTACATATATTCCTTACCATCTGACTAGGAAACTTTGACCGGAAGGTGACTCCACCCAATGGTCCTCCCTGAAACAAGAATCTAACACCTCCCAAGCCGAGTGTGGCAACTGGGGAAGGTTGTGAAACACCAACTCATTGAACTTAGGGTCGTTGTTATTGAAGTGGAGATCCCAAGAGCACAAGTAGTTGCTTCCAGGGACAGGCAAATAAAACCTCTGATCTCTCTTTGAATACATGAGGTTAGAGTTTTCGGCGCATTCGAAAGGGATTAGTATGTTAGTCCAAGCGAGGTCACGACCAGGCTTGCACATGCTAAGTTGCCTACCCAAGAACTTGATAGCCACCAcacagtcttcttcttcctcatgagGAGAAGAGGACATTGCCATGTTCCAGACCACTTTAGTTTGACCATAGAGCATACTAGTAAGTGGAGGCAGTGGAATCATCTTGGTGTTTTGTCTGGAAGACAGAGGATTAAAATGGTCACTAATACATACAGAGTTATGATTGGACCATTGAGAGAAAAAACCCCATCCTTGTGAAGCTCCCATCAATGTCGAGTGATATAGCTCTCGTGGAACTATTTTTCCAAGGACTTTGAATACCTCTTCCTTGGCCGGATCAAACAAGAGGATACCTCCGATGTGGCTGCTACCTTCTACCAAACGCAAAGCATCATCCCAAAGGCATCCAAGTGTCAAATAAGGGCTGGTTGAAAACAAACGAATGCTCTTCTGTGTCTGCCAAATCAAACTCAAGAGATCAGAACCGAAACGCTCTAGCTCTAAGCCTAGCTTAAAATCCTTGATGCAATAAGTAGAGATACAAACTCAACTGGGTTCCCCTACAAAACCTAACTAGATTAGAACTAAACCAataaagaagaggaagataAGCTTTTACATACAAAAACATCCTTGTTCCGGTAAGAGAGTTTGGAGAGACGGAAGAGAAGTTGTGACATTATTCAATAAACTTCgaaattacaattaaaaaattagtgttttgatgaattAACAAAGTAAAAGTGATATTACATATCTTCTCGAATCTCCACCAACTTTAAAAGAGAGACAAGAGTCAATGATAATTTTGGTTACCAAATAGGCAAATGCTCTATTTCTTACACAACATTATGGAATTTTGCATTTTTCTTCTTCGGTTTatccctttttatttttctttattttgtttatttctatgttttatttgttatcaaatattcattTTCCCCAAGGACCGCATAAATAAATTAACACGTGAGCATTTTAGTTTCATgatgatatataaataaaaactccaACAACGTACTAAGTACATATGAATTGTGTATGCCAACAATGTATACTGATTGCTACATTGCTTTTACAACCTCAAAGTCACAGCCAATGTTGATtagtaaattaaaaagatattatgcAAAAAGGTATAAATTTAGCAAAAATTGAGCAATTTTAAGAATAGTGGAGAAACTTAAGGAATAAAAAGATGAATATATTAAAGTGTTTTAAATggttaacatatttttattctaatggtttttcttattttttccctcaataatatatttgaagtagtttcaaaaaaaaatatttgaagtatatcggttttaatatttattattctaataatgtttgttaaaatttataatttatatccaaaatattttattttaactatatttttatta from Raphanus sativus cultivar WK10039 chromosome 8, ASM80110v3, whole genome shotgun sequence includes:
- the LOC108821040 gene encoding uncharacterized protein LOC108821040 gives rise to the protein MSQLLFRLSKLSYRNKDVFTQKSIRLFSTSPYLTLGCLWDDALRLVEGSSHIGGILLFDPAKEEVFKVLGKIVPRELYHSTLMGASQGWGFFSQWSNHNSVCISDHFNPLSSRQNTKMIPLPPLTSMLYGQTKVVWNMAMSSSPHEEEEDCVVAIKFLGRQLSMCKPGRDLAWTNILIPFECAENSNLMYSKRDQRFYLPVPGSNYLCSWDLHFNNNDPKFNELVFHNLPQLPHSAWEVLDSCFREDHWVESPSGQSFLVRWYSTVPSQRSNDPIVMVFREEEEQATENGTRNMCYTEDIGDLCIFLSKSDPFCVVASSCPGLKPNSIYLMGRCFAVCDLTAGTVKHYYHSNSAEKNYPFLLPFWLPPFSS
- the LOC108819629 gene encoding uncharacterized protein LOC108819629 translates to MSRRIIRLLKLSSRNNNAFIQKCVRFFSTGPYLTLGCKTGDVLLFDPAKEHIVTLQGKTIPKELKDEEMIGASHGWVFFSDRRDGTVRVSDIFNPLASKSNPTVIPLPCLTYQTEQVCTVAMSSSSPLGEEGCLVAIKFSGDQLSLCRPGRDLEWINILTPFHCCENSNLMYSKRDNSLYLPAPGGKHLFSYHLSSTADPPEQHELVYRGLPEMDQSEWEILSSCSRREYLVESSSSDERYLVKWYAHGSYSSVLKGIDYETKRFMVFSEEETTEGKVMCYTDDIGDMCIFIASNEAFCVPASSCPGLKPSTIYFMGRGFGSYDLTTGETHHYKAPGVVITTPYWLPPFSV